From the genome of Synchiropus splendidus isolate RoL2022-P1 chromosome 17, RoL_Sspl_1.0, whole genome shotgun sequence, one region includes:
- the LOC128748041 gene encoding putative transcription factor Ovo-like 1 has protein sequence MFQDSFYHPDRLTDVNRAKSRPRVVPGSDEFICSVCHKSFPLQRMLTRHLKCHSLVKRHPCRFCGKGFNDTFDLKRHMRTHTGIRPYKCDLCEKAFTQRCSLESHMRKIHGIYQQFAYRQRRSKIFVCEDCGFTSSRPDEYFHHVRRYHPDSPVLRRYYRREAHEAGSFVSVGCKVSPFLMYSAPRYYV, from the exons ATGTTTCAGGATTCCTTCTACCACCCTGACagactgactgatgtcaacagaGCAAAG TCACGTCCTCGGGTTGTGCCCGGGTCAGATGAATTTATCTGCTCAGTGTGCCACAAGAGTTTTCCACTGCAGCGTATGTTGACCCGCCACCTCAAATGCCACAGCCTGGTGAAGAGACATCCCTGTCGTTTCTGTGGCAAAGGATTCAATGACACCTTTGACCTTAAAAGACACATGCGGACACATACAG gaaTCAGGCCCTACAAGTGTGACCTTTGCGAGAAAGCGTTCACACAGCGCTGCTCGCTGGAATCCCACATGAGGAAGATTCACGGCATTTACCAGCAATTCGCCTATCGCCAGAGACGCTCCAAAATCTTTGTGTGTGAGGACTGTGGGTTCACCTCCAGTCGCCCGGATGAATACTTCCACCATGTCAGACGGTACCACCCAGACAGCCCTGTCCTGCGCAGGTATTACAGACGAGAAGCTCATGAGGCGGGGTCCTTTGTTTCTGTTGGGTGTAAAGTCAGTCCTTTTCTCATGTACTCTGCCCCGCGGTACTACGTCTAG